CCCTGGCTGATGGCCTCTTTCAAAGCCTCGGCCAATTTACCGAAAGGAGCGGAACAAGTCACACCCACGCTGGCAGCCAAATCCTTCACGCTCGGTTGCGGTCCCATCCAAATAATATCGTCCATGTCCACGTCGTTTCCGTACAGACAAACGTCCCCGGAATCCACGTCCATCAACCCGGCAAACCCGGGCATGTTCAAACCAAAGAAATAAAGGAAAGAACTATCCTGACGGAATTTATACGTGTTAGACGGATAATTTGCAGGAGCTTCCTCATTACCCAGTATCAATACCAAGCCGCCACTCATCTTGTCGATAAGTTGCTTTCTTCTATTTACATACACGCTTTTATCAAACATATTTATTATTTATTTAATGATTAATTTTCCTTGTCAAAATGAGTTGACAAGGTATAAATTTTTTTTCAATGTAACAATTCAAAATTCCATTTTAATACGAAGAACAGGAATAAAAAACGGAAAGTTTTTCCCCATTTTAACATACTACATAATTTCACTTAGATATGCTATTCACAAGTTCCAACACTCACGAAATACATCATATTGACCGAACTTACAGGAAACAAAAAGAAGGCGTTCAAAAATCAGATTTTATACCTGAATATTTTGAACAACCTTCTAAACACATTAAATAAGGGTAACCAATTTTCTTTCCGGGCTTTCCGCCCAAACATTATAGCACCTTTCCTATTTCGTTTTATCTAACGCATTTTTAATCTTATATAACAAATACTCGTAGTGCATTTTTGTATCTCCCGAACTCTTCACCACGGCGTCTTTCAATAAATCCTGCACACGGAATAACATAGCGAAATAATGTTCCGCCGGCATCGCCTCTTTTTTAGCAACACCATGCGGCAAAACACGAAAATCACATGATCCGGTTTCCGTAGAGAGAGAGAATGGCTGTGTCCCGTGCCGATATACGAAAGTCTGCAAATCCGTCATGTTCATCAACGGATTCTTCCCCTGTAAAATTTCCGGTTTCTCTCCCGCAAAAGCCATAGGTGCGGCAGCCATGAACCCTCCTTGCACGGTTGAGGCATCATTGACGATTACCAGGAATTGTTTCTGTCGTAACATCTCCGTGCTTGTCAGTTTCCGATTCTTCAATGTTCCTTCCCACACATCCCGGTAAATATCATCCATACATTCTTCCACCGTGTATTCACTCCCTTTTTCAGCCGTGAAAGCAATTGCATTCAACCGCCCGAATAACGTGGGCAATATTCTGTTGGCTACTTCATATTTTGCGGGGTTACTGACTTCCAATTCCCGTTCAATCCTCTCGTTCGAAAGCCAGGATAAATTCTTCTCCAAATCCAAGAAATACCGGACAATTGCTTTTTGCCTTTCACGAGGTACCACGCTAAAAGAAGGAATATCCTCGGTAGCATACGTATTCTCCTGGTATACCCCTCCCAGATTTGTAGCCAACGCCATCAAACGTTGCTGGCAAACCTGAACCATATTTTTATAATAAAGCGTCCGCTTGGCATAATCCGCATCATCTTCTCCGAACCAATCCATGAATCCTCCCGTCAGACGTTTCATGTTTTCAAAAAAGTAACGTGTTGTTTTCAACGGATCATCTCCTAAATCCTGAGCATTGCTGGACGGATCATAAAACTGAGACATCAGATGCCCGAACTTGAGATACGGGTTTCGGCGTCCTTCTCGTATCCAACGATCCAACACATCGACTTCATCCTCGAATGAAGTAGCCTCCGGAATAGGCTGATACAGCCATTTGATGGTATAAAAATCACATTCGCCCAAGCGTTTTTGTGACATACAAACCCCTCTCCTCACGTCCTCGGGTTGCGCCACGTAATTAAACGGCAGATTATCCATAACAGAAGGACTCAAACCGTATTTCCGCGTGAAAGAAGGGGAACGCAAAGAGTCCGTGGGGTAAGCACTGGAGGCCTTCAAATTGGTCTCCAATCCCAAATTGATCCCGGCAACCTGCATCAAAGCTCCCCGCAACATATCGTTTATCTCTTCCTGAGAGAATTGATTTTTCCGTATATTCGGATCTGCCCCGCTTGTAAATAAGATTTCCATTGTTTTCTGCATACTGAAAAAACCATCGAACAAGCAAAGAGAGGCATTCAAAATTTCGCCGGTACGCGTATCAAAGTGCATGGTAGGTGCTACGGTCAACCAACCGGGAGCA
The window above is part of the Butyricimonas paravirosa genome. Proteins encoded here:
- a CDS encoding zinc-dependent metalloprotease translates to MRNILYLCFLAFFLLGISTQAEARKKKKSGKEIAKEEKKTESLTPYQKLFEGKKVETAKGIMTVHKVDGKVYVEFPLSLQNKDMLLLSSIERTSDHGDGAVGQFGGYQIPFRFVQKDSVLLAQMDLLGRPINFSGENNMESVLENSNKGGVHMMLNVLAYTPERDAIVVDMTPLFLENSRYTTPFHPQSMNAFMGYIARQFELKSEWASIAKVRAFDRNITVTCNLDFVANGTMMGGKVGEADQPLSVTVNKMLVLLPEEPMRPRIADSRVGTSFWTKGRIKSGKHGMDNVYLTRRWRLEPVDEAAHRRGELVEVKKPIVFYVDSLMPKEWRPAIKDAFEAWNVAFERIGFKNVIRVVDFPKDNPDFDANNIEYSTIRYAPGWLTVAPTMHFDTRTGEILNASLCLFDGFFSMQKTMEILFTSGADPNIRKNQFSQEEINDMLRGALMQVAGINLGLETNLKASSAYPTDSLRSPSFTRKYGLSPSVMDNLPFNYVAQPEDVRRGVCMSQKRLGECDFYTIKWLYQPIPEATSFEDEVDVLDRWIREGRRNPYLKFGHLMSQFYDPSSNAQDLGDDPLKTTRYFFENMKRLTGGFMDWFGEDDADYAKRTLYYKNMVQVCQQRLMALATNLGGVYQENTYATEDIPSFSVVPRERQKAIVRYFLDLEKNLSWLSNERIERELEVSNPAKYEVANRILPTLFGRLNAIAFTAEKGSEYTVEECMDDIYRDVWEGTLKNRKLTSTEMLRQKQFLVIVNDASTVQGGFMAAAPMAFAGEKPEILQGKNPLMNMTDLQTFVYRHGTQPFSLSTETGSCDFRVLPHGVAKKEAMPAEHYFAMLFRVQDLLKDAVVKSSGDTKMHYEYLLYKIKNALDKTK